One genomic window of Devosia salina includes the following:
- a CDS encoding cation transporter, with amino-acid sequence MAMETMDADLRRTVLIVALLNLAYFGVEFAVALSIGSVSLFADSVDFLEDTSVNLLIFFALVWTARKRARVGMLLAGVLLLPALALIWSLWGKFTNPVPPEPIALSLTGLGALAVNLSCAFILARFRRHSGSLTRAAFLSARNDAVANVCIIGAGLVTAYLWNSVWPDVVVGLAIAAMNIDAAREVWEAAHEEHAIARA; translated from the coding sequence ATGGCGATGGAAACAATGGATGCGGACCTGCGGCGCACGGTGCTCATCGTCGCCTTGCTCAACCTCGCCTATTTTGGCGTGGAATTTGCCGTCGCCCTGTCCATAGGCTCGGTATCCCTCTTTGCCGACAGCGTTGATTTTCTTGAGGACACCTCTGTCAATCTGCTCATCTTCTTCGCCCTGGTCTGGACCGCCAGGAAGCGCGCTAGGGTCGGCATGCTGCTGGCAGGCGTCCTGCTCCTGCCCGCGCTGGCGCTGATTTGGTCGCTTTGGGGCAAGTTCACCAATCCGGTGCCGCCGGAACCCATTGCGCTGTCGCTAACCGGACTTGGGGCACTTGCAGTCAACCTCAGCTGCGCTTTTATCCTGGCCCGATTTCGTCGTCATAGCGGTAGCCTGACCCGTGCTGCCTTCCTTTCAGCCCGTAATGACGCCGTTGCCAATGTCTGCATCATCGGCGCCGGGCTGGTGACCGCCTATCTCTGGAACTCTGTATGGCCCGACGTCGTGGTTGGGTTGGCCATCGCCGCGATGAATATTGATGCTGCTCGCGAAGTCTGGGAGGCAGCCCATGAGGAGCACGCAATTGCCAGGGCCTGA
- a CDS encoding tetratricopeptide repeat protein: MFNPKRIARSLRPLLLAGVAALTLSACASNRGQMGATDYSGMSAAQGQTALADLTARYRANPRDRGVVIRYAAALRAAGQSQQAAAALEQAMSAYPGDVEISIAYAKALTASGRFDQSLSVLQNVIRPDAPDWNALLVMGATLDQMARHDEARRIYVQAAVMAPGEASIETNLGLSYAMTNELATAEQHLRRAVQMRGANSQTRQNLALVVGLQGRFDECRALYAAELPPDQVETNMAYVRALLTQQNRWDMIEQG, from the coding sequence GTGTTCAACCCGAAACGCATCGCCAGATCCCTGCGCCCGCTGCTGCTGGCCGGCGTGGCGGCGCTGACCCTTTCGGCCTGCGCCTCCAATCGCGGACAGATGGGCGCCACGGATTATTCGGGCATGAGCGCGGCGCAAGGCCAGACGGCCCTGGCGGACCTCACGGCCCGCTATCGCGCCAATCCGCGCGACCGGGGCGTCGTCATCCGCTATGCCGCGGCCCTGCGCGCTGCCGGCCAGTCCCAGCAGGCCGCAGCAGCGCTGGAACAGGCCATGTCGGCCTATCCGGGCGACGTGGAAATCTCCATTGCCTATGCCAAGGCGCTGACGGCCTCGGGCCGGTTCGACCAGTCCCTGTCGGTGCTGCAAAATGTCATCCGGCCCGACGCGCCGGACTGGAATGCCCTGCTCGTCATGGGCGCGACGCTGGACCAGATGGCCCGCCATGACGAGGCGCGGCGCATCTATGTGCAGGCGGCGGTGATGGCGCCCGGCGAAGCCTCGATCGAGACCAATCTGGGCCTCTCCTATGCCATGACCAACGAGTTGGCGACCGCCGAGCAGCATTTGCGGCGGGCGGTGCAGATGCGCGGCGCCAATAGCCAGACGCGGCAGAACCTGGCGCTGGTGGTGGGGCTGCAGGGCCGCTTCGACGAGTGCCGGGCGCTCTACGCGGCCGAGCTGCCGCCCGACCAGGTCGAGACCAATATGGCCTATGTGCGGGCGCTGCTGACCCAGCAGAACCGCTGGGACATGATCGAGCAGGGCTGA
- a CDS encoding bifunctional helix-turn-helix transcriptional regulator/GNAT family N-acetyltransferase encodes MADPADIAQIRSFNRFYTRVIGLLDEGMHKTIHTLAEARVIYELGKDGVTTSAQIAATLNMDRGQMSRIVSRLVDQGLVALLPRTGDGRAAPMALTADGRAVAERLNAMSDETAARTLLDPFSPFEQRDLVGAMRRIQAILAEPDDAPLVIRPHRVGELGWLIHRQAVLYHLEQGWNGEFEALIARIYADYEAAESRPPKALWVAERGGEIAGSVFIQPAAGNPVETAQLRMLYVEPMFRGQGIGGRLVDEAVRFARASGYRRVILWTQDCLVSARRIYQAAGFDLTREERHRSFGADLNGQYWTLEL; translated from the coding sequence ATGGCCGATCCCGCCGATATCGCCCAGATCCGCAGTTTCAACCGCTTCTACACCCGCGTCATCGGCCTGCTCGACGAGGGCATGCACAAGACCATCCACACCCTGGCCGAAGCGCGCGTCATCTATGAGCTGGGCAAGGATGGCGTCACCACCTCGGCCCAGATCGCCGCGACCCTCAACATGGATCGCGGACAGATGAGCCGCATCGTGAGCAGGCTGGTCGACCAGGGACTGGTCGCGCTGCTGCCCCGCACCGGCGACGGGCGCGCTGCTCCCATGGCGCTGACCGCCGATGGCCGGGCGGTGGCGGAGCGTCTCAATGCCATGAGCGACGAGACTGCGGCCCGCACCCTGCTCGACCCGTTCAGCCCGTTCGAGCAGCGGGACCTTGTCGGCGCCATGCGCCGCATTCAGGCGATCCTCGCCGAACCCGATGACGCGCCCCTGGTCATCCGTCCGCACCGGGTCGGGGAACTGGGCTGGCTCATCCACCGCCAGGCCGTGCTCTACCATCTCGAACAGGGCTGGAATGGCGAATTCGAAGCCCTGATCGCCCGCATCTACGCAGACTACGAAGCCGCCGAAAGTCGTCCGCCCAAGGCCCTGTGGGTGGCCGAGCGGGGTGGCGAGATCGCGGGCTCGGTGTTCATCCAGCCTGCCGCCGGCAACCCCGTCGAGACGGCGCAATTGCGCATGCTCTATGTCGAGCCCATGTTCCGCGGTCAGGGCATCGGCGGAAGGTTGGTCGACGAAGCCGTGCGCTTTGCTAGGGCCTCCGGCTATCGCCGCGTCATCCTCTGGACGCAGGATTGCCTCGTCTCTGCACGACGCATCTATCAGGCAGCCGGCTTTGATCTCACCCGCGAGGAGCGGCATCGCTCCTTCGGCGCCGATCTCAACGGTCAGTACTGGACGCTCGAACTCTAG
- a CDS encoding prephenate dehydratase, giving the protein MTKKIAFQGEPGAFSHAASANFFPGEEFLGCVTFEETLNAVQTGRADFAVVPVENSLYGRITDIHHLLPESGLHIIGETYLRVEMTLLGVPGATLDDIKAVQSLSVALGQCRKFISSKGLRTINAVDTAGSAREVAEKADKSVAAIASRFAGEIYGLNVLAENIEDADHNTTRFLVLSPTEKRAPNQGKVKTTFVFRVRNVPAALYKAMGGFATNGVNMTKLESYMVGGAFTATQFYADIEGHPDDIGVQHAFEELGFFTDYFRILGVYPAAD; this is encoded by the coding sequence ATGACCAAGAAAATCGCTTTCCAGGGTGAACCCGGCGCCTTCAGCCATGCGGCGTCCGCCAATTTCTTCCCTGGCGAGGAATTTCTCGGCTGCGTCACCTTCGAGGAAACGCTCAATGCCGTGCAGACCGGCCGGGCCGATTTCGCCGTCGTGCCGGTCGAAAATTCGCTCTATGGCCGCATCACCGACATTCACCACCTGTTGCCCGAAAGCGGCTTGCACATCATCGGCGAGACCTATCTGCGGGTGGAGATGACCCTGCTCGGCGTGCCCGGCGCAACGCTTGACGACATCAAGGCGGTGCAGTCGCTCTCGGTAGCCCTGGGCCAGTGCCGCAAGTTCATCTCCTCGAAAGGCCTGCGCACCATCAATGCCGTCGACACGGCTGGTTCAGCCCGCGAAGTGGCCGAGAAGGCCGACAAATCCGTGGCTGCCATTGCCTCGCGTTTTGCCGGCGAGATCTATGGCCTCAATGTCCTGGCCGAGAACATCGAGGACGCCGACCACAACACCACCCGCTTCCTTGTGCTGTCGCCCACCGAGAAGCGCGCACCCAATCAGGGCAAGGTGAAAACCACCTTCGTCTTCCGCGTGCGCAACGTGCCGGCGGCGCTCTACAAGGCCATGGGCGGCTTTGCCACCAATGGCGTCAACATGACCAAGCTCGAAAGCTACATGGTCGGCGGCGCCTTCACGGCGACCCAGTTCTACGCCGACATCGAGGGCCACCCCGACGACATCGGTGTCCAGCACGCCTTCGAGGAACTGGGCTTCTTCACCGACTATTTCCGCATTCTGGGCGTGTACCCCGCCGCGGACTGA
- a CDS encoding c-type cytochrome yields MDSFELNKIIGAVLGTLLFVMGVGFLAEAIYHPIQDRGPGYALPEPEVTEGGAVAEAEPEVPLGVLLASASAERGASAVRKCQSCHTFGEGEANKQGPNLYGIVGNNQAHLEGFAYSDILMQHHNEGLTWTYENLNTFLTNPKGYAPGTKMGFAGVRSPEERADILAYLQTLSASPVPFPAAEEAAAPAEDAAPAAEGEAATTEPTAPAGAVETATETQDETPVVGTPVQETTPAAPASGGETTATPATETSGAEPATTPAQ; encoded by the coding sequence ATGGATTCGTTTGAGCTAAACAAGATCATCGGCGCCGTGCTCGGCACCCTGTTGTTCGTCATGGGCGTGGGGTTCCTCGCCGAAGCCATCTACCACCCGATCCAGGATCGTGGCCCCGGCTATGCCCTGCCCGAACCGGAAGTGACCGAAGGTGGCGCTGTTGCCGAGGCCGAGCCGGAAGTGCCGCTTGGGGTGCTGCTGGCCAGCGCCAGCGCCGAACGCGGCGCCTCGGCCGTGCGCAAGTGTCAGTCCTGCCATACCTTCGGCGAAGGCGAGGCCAACAAGCAGGGTCCGAACCTCTATGGCATCGTGGGCAATAATCAGGCGCATCTGGAAGGCTTTGCCTATTCCGACATCCTGATGCAGCACCACAATGAGGGGCTGACCTGGACCTATGAGAATCTCAACACCTTCCTGACCAACCCCAAGGGCTATGCCCCGGGCACAAAGATGGGCTTTGCCGGCGTCCGTTCGCCTGAAGAGCGCGCCGACATCCTGGCCTATCTGCAGACGCTGTCGGCCAGCCCGGTGCCGTTCCCCGCCGCCGAGGAAGCTGCCGCCCCCGCGGAAGACGCAGCGCCTGCCGCCGAGGGCGAGGCCGCGACCACCGAACCGACCGCTCCGGCCGGCGCCGTGGAGACAGCCACCGAGACGCAGGATGAAACGCCTGTGGTTGGCACCCCGGTGCAGGAAACCACTCCGGCCGCCCCTGCGTCAGGCGGCGAGACCACGGCCACCCCGGCAACCGAGACCAGCGGCGCCGAGCCTGCCACCACGCCGGCCCAGTAA
- a CDS encoding leucyl aminopeptidase family protein: MPSSSVKPLYLVPEGGLDDVSISALHKAWATANGFTGQRGKLLSLPDEAGEIAAVLFGTGKPAGRSPFVAGLAAAALPAATYALAGDIADPTLAAIGFRLGAYRFDRYREGQPTPALNLPQGADAAEVDRQVEAATLARDLINTPANDLGPDALETMVRDFARRHGMSISVTQGDDLLSANFPMIHAVGRASAQAPRLIDLGWGEAGHPKVTLVGKGVTFDTGGLDIKSAAGMLMMKKDMGGAANILGLAHAIMSARLLVRLRVLLPVVENSISANAFRPGDVLRSRAGLTVEIGNTDAEGRLILADALALADEEAPDLLVDMATLTGAARVALGPDLPALYSTDDKVAAALAAAGLAAEDPLWPMPLWSNYDAQMASKIADVNNAGAGGYAGSVTAALFLRRFVKNAAAWVHLDIFGWAPEARPGRPVGATDQGIRAVYGLVRQRYKA; the protein is encoded by the coding sequence ATGCCCAGTTCGTCCGTCAAACCGCTCTACCTGGTCCCCGAAGGCGGGCTCGATGATGTGTCGATTTCCGCACTGCACAAGGCCTGGGCCACCGCCAATGGCTTTACCGGCCAGCGCGGAAAACTCCTGTCCCTGCCCGATGAAGCCGGCGAGATCGCTGCAGTGCTGTTCGGCACCGGCAAGCCCGCGGGCCGCTCACCCTTTGTGGCGGGTCTTGCCGCAGCGGCGCTGCCCGCGGCCACCTATGCTCTGGCCGGCGATATTGCCGACCCGACCCTGGCCGCCATCGGCTTCCGCCTGGGCGCCTATCGCTTCGATCGCTATCGCGAAGGTCAGCCCACGCCGGCCCTCAACCTGCCCCAAGGCGCCGACGCCGCCGAAGTCGACCGGCAGGTGGAGGCGGCGACCCTGGCGCGCGACCTCATCAACACCCCGGCCAATGACCTTGGTCCCGATGCGCTGGAGACCATGGTCCGCGACTTCGCGCGCCGCCACGGCATGAGCATCTCCGTCACCCAGGGCGACGACCTGCTCAGTGCCAATTTCCCCATGATCCACGCCGTGGGCCGCGCCAGCGCCCAGGCCCCGCGCCTGATCGATCTGGGCTGGGGCGAAGCCGGTCACCCCAAGGTCACGCTGGTGGGCAAGGGCGTCACCTTTGATACCGGCGGGCTCGACATCAAGTCGGCCGCGGGCATGCTGATGATGAAGAAGGACATGGGCGGCGCGGCCAATATCCTGGGTCTGGCCCATGCCATCATGTCCGCCAGGCTGCTGGTGCGCCTGCGCGTGCTGCTGCCGGTCGTGGAAAATTCTATCTCGGCCAATGCCTTCCGCCCGGGCGACGTGCTGCGCTCGCGTGCCGGCCTCACGGTGGAGATCGGCAATACCGATGCCGAGGGTCGGCTGATCCTGGCCGATGCCCTGGCCCTGGCCGACGAAGAGGCGCCCGACCTGCTGGTCGACATGGCGACGCTCACCGGCGCCGCGCGCGTGGCGCTGGGCCCGGATCTGCCGGCGCTCTATTCGACCGACGACAAGGTCGCCGCGGCCCTCGCTGCCGCGGGCCTCGCCGCCGAAGACCCGCTCTGGCCCATGCCGCTCTGGTCCAATTACGACGCGCAGATGGCTTCCAAGATCGCCGACGTCAACAATGCCGGCGCCGGCGGCTATGCCGGCTCGGTCACCGCGGCGCTGTTCCTCAGGCGTTTCGTCAAGAATGCCGCGGCCTGGGTGCATCTGGACATTTTCGGCTGGGCGCCCGAAGCCCGGCCCGGGCGCCCGGTCGGCGCCACCGACCAGGGCATCCGCGCCGTCTATGGCCTGGTGCGCCAGCGCTACAAAGCCTGA
- a CDS encoding YqaA family protein, with the protein MTDNTAQTGKPGLYERLKAATAHPLAEPILALICFLEAMIVPVFPEVMLAPMILADRRRAWRLATICTVFSVLGGIFGYAIGHFLFDTIGKGIVEFYGAGAGFEQLRESFVANGPFMIMIGAVTPIPFKIITITSGVAGVNIWTFILFSLIGRGLRFFFPCGLFYFFGPLASEFIEKHKKWAGWVMLAAVIGGFAAAPMLFPKHGTTVTDTVIEQATGTDVIPGKL; encoded by the coding sequence ATGACGGACAATACAGCACAGACGGGAAAACCGGGACTCTATGAACGGCTCAAGGCCGCCACAGCTCACCCGCTCGCAGAGCCCATTCTGGCGCTGATCTGCTTTCTTGAAGCCATGATCGTGCCGGTTTTTCCGGAAGTAATGCTGGCGCCGATGATCCTGGCGGACCGGCGTCGCGCCTGGCGGCTGGCGACGATCTGCACGGTGTTCTCGGTGCTTGGCGGTATCTTCGGCTATGCCATCGGGCATTTCCTGTTCGACACGATCGGCAAGGGCATCGTGGAATTCTATGGCGCCGGGGCCGGCTTCGAGCAGCTGCGCGAGAGCTTTGTGGCCAATGGGCCGTTCATGATCATGATCGGCGCGGTCACGCCTATTCCGTTCAAGATCATCACCATTACCAGCGGCGTGGCGGGGGTGAACATCTGGACGTTCATCCTGTTCAGCCTGATCGGGCGGGGCCTGCGGTTCTTCTTCCCCTGTGGCCTCTTCTATTTCTTCGGGCCGCTGGCGAGCGAGTTCATCGAAAAGCACAAGAAATGGGCCGGCTGGGTGATGCTGGCGGCGGTGATCGGCGGGTTTGCGGCCGCGCCGATGCTGTTTCCCAAGCATGGCACCACGGTGACCGACACGGTGATCGAGCAGGCGACGGGCACTGACGTCATTCCCGGCAAGCTCTGA
- a CDS encoding 2-hydroxyacid dehydrogenase: protein MLLLHLSDVDEASWAKAFSAALAPYPVVRQNEAYDPKAIRYIFVWKPKENAFDGLDNLKAVLSLGAGVDALLKHPKLPDVPIVRFVDEDLSQRMSDYVVAQVTMHHRQFTRFQADQKARRWSQYYPPAAGETSVGIMGMGVLGQDAVKRLRPLGFDLRSWSRTPKAMEGVEGFAGEAQFDAFLSGTDILVNLLPLTPETTGILNMATFRKLRRERLAGGPVIVNAARGGHQREADIVAALGDGTLGAASLDVFETEPLPLDSPLWDIQNCYITPHIAAISNEESGVRYFSRLLLAHEAGEELPNVVDRARGY from the coding sequence ATGCTGCTGCTGCACCTTTCCGATGTCGACGAGGCCAGCTGGGCCAAGGCTTTTTCCGCGGCGCTGGCGCCCTACCCCGTGGTGCGGCAGAACGAGGCGTATGATCCCAAGGCCATCCGCTACATCTTCGTATGGAAGCCCAAGGAAAATGCCTTTGACGGGCTCGACAACCTCAAGGCCGTGCTGTCGCTGGGCGCCGGGGTCGACGCGTTGCTCAAGCATCCCAAGCTGCCCGACGTACCGATCGTGCGCTTTGTGGACGAAGACCTCAGCCAGCGCATGAGCGATTATGTGGTGGCACAGGTGACCATGCACCACCGCCAGTTCACACGCTTCCAGGCCGACCAGAAGGCGCGGCGCTGGAGCCAGTATTATCCACCGGCTGCCGGCGAAACCAGCGTGGGCATCATGGGCATGGGCGTTTTGGGGCAGGACGCGGTGAAACGGCTGCGGCCGCTGGGCTTTGACCTCAGAAGCTGGAGCCGGACGCCCAAGGCCATGGAGGGGGTGGAGGGTTTTGCCGGCGAGGCCCAATTCGACGCCTTTCTTTCCGGCACCGATATCCTGGTCAATCTCCTGCCGCTGACCCCGGAGACCACCGGCATCCTGAACATGGCCACGTTCCGCAAGCTGCGCCGCGAGCGGCTGGCCGGCGGACCGGTGATCGTCAACGCGGCGCGCGGCGGGCACCAGCGCGAGGCCGACATCGTCGCCGCCCTGGGCGATGGCACGCTGGGCGCGGCAAGCCTGGACGTGTTCGAGACCGAGCCCCTGCCCCTCGACAGTCCGCTCTGGGACATCCAGAACTGCTACATCACGCCCCATATCGCCGCCATCTCCAATGAAGAGAGCGGTGTGCGCTACTTCTCACGGCTGCTGCTGGCACATGAGGCGGGCGAAGAGTTGCCCAATGTCGTGGATCGGGCGCGCGGCTATTGA